A genomic window from bacterium includes:
- a CDS encoding pyrroloquinoline quinone-dependent dehydrogenase: MRSVRRCLGAFGLVLIALVLIGCGGPEAIDYSGPVAGWDAFGGDAGGLQYSPLTQVTAANVTDLELAWVHKHGDISDGSDGTTRTSYNVAPILVDDTLVVCTGYNRVIAIDAETGAERWAFDPEQRLTKLRGPYPRVCRGVAHWPGNDDPAPCSSRILTATVDSQLIAIDAANGKPCEDFGTHGRVELREGVDGEPWEYYVTAPPLVVGDLVVVGALVSDNLRADAPSGVVRAFDVRSGRLAWAWDPVPPGSERPADAEGYRPGTANVWSIMSADAERDLIFIPTGNAAPDYFAGNRGGLDYYSSATVALRASTGQVVWRRQYVHHDLWDYDTPSQPTLWDFPGPDGPIPVVVQSTKMGHVFILHRETGEPLFPIEERPVPQNGVPLETLSPTQPFPTHVPALHPSSFGPEDAWGFTSYDQGKCAEIIARYRHDGIFTPPTLEGSIQFPGSAGGANWGGVAIDGSGVLFVNQTRMPAVIKLIPRAEYDAMPDKTSTYPAELYPMKGTPYALSRFPLLSPFDAPCNAPPWGTLTAVDLVKGEVLWEVALGTTRDQAPFPMWLSLGAPNLGGPLATAGGLLFIGATTDKFLRAFDVRSGEEIWTQRLPFTANSNPITYRLRPDGKQYVLIAAGGHGWSEPGDALMAFALPD; encoded by the coding sequence ATTCGCTCGGTTCGCCGCTGCCTCGGAGCTTTCGGGCTGGTCCTGATCGCGCTGGTCCTGATCGGATGCGGCGGACCCGAAGCGATCGACTATTCCGGTCCCGTGGCTGGATGGGATGCTTTCGGTGGCGATGCCGGCGGACTCCAGTATTCGCCGCTCACCCAGGTGACTGCCGCGAACGTGACGGATCTGGAACTCGCGTGGGTGCACAAACACGGTGACATCTCCGATGGCAGCGACGGAACGACTCGCACGAGCTACAACGTGGCGCCGATCCTGGTCGACGACACACTCGTCGTCTGTACCGGTTACAACCGTGTGATCGCGATCGACGCCGAGACGGGTGCCGAGCGCTGGGCGTTCGATCCCGAGCAACGCCTGACGAAGCTCAGGGGACCCTATCCGCGAGTGTGCCGCGGGGTTGCGCACTGGCCCGGGAACGACGATCCGGCGCCGTGCAGTTCGCGCATCCTGACGGCGACCGTCGATTCGCAACTGATCGCCATCGACGCAGCGAACGGCAAGCCGTGCGAGGACTTCGGTACGCACGGTCGCGTCGAACTTCGCGAAGGTGTCGACGGCGAGCCCTGGGAGTACTACGTGACCGCTCCACCGCTGGTGGTGGGCGATCTGGTCGTGGTAGGCGCACTCGTGTCCGACAATCTGCGTGCGGACGCACCCAGCGGTGTCGTTCGCGCGTTCGATGTGCGCAGCGGCCGGCTCGCCTGGGCCTGGGATCCGGTGCCGCCCGGAAGTGAGCGTCCCGCCGACGCCGAAGGCTATCGGCCTGGAACGGCAAACGTCTGGTCGATCATGTCCGCAGACGCTGAACGCGATCTGATCTTCATCCCGACGGGCAATGCAGCTCCCGACTATTTTGCGGGCAATCGGGGCGGTCTCGACTACTACTCGAGTGCGACCGTGGCCTTGCGCGCTTCTACCGGTCAGGTCGTGTGGCGACGCCAGTACGTGCATCACGATCTATGGGATTACGACACACCTTCCCAGCCCACGCTCTGGGACTTCCCCGGGCCGGACGGGCCGATCCCGGTCGTCGTGCAATCCACCAAGATGGGGCATGTCTTCATCTTGCACCGCGAGACCGGCGAGCCCCTGTTTCCGATCGAGGAGCGACCCGTGCCACAGAACGGTGTGCCGTTGGAGACGCTCTCGCCCACCCAGCCGTTTCCGACCCACGTTCCAGCGCTGCACCCGTCCAGCTTCGGGCCCGAAGACGCCTGGGGGTTCACGTCTTACGACCAGGGCAAGTGTGCGGAGATCATCGCCCGGTACAGACACGACGGGATCTTTACCCCACCCACTCTCGAAGGCTCGATCCAGTTTCCCGGATCGGCAGGTGGTGCGAACTGGGGCGGGGTCGCAATCGATGGTTCCGGCGTTCTGTTCGTGAACCAGACGCGCATGCCCGCGGTGATCAAGCTGATTCCGCGGGCGGAATACGACGCCATGCCCGACAAGACTTCGACCTACCCGGCCGAACTCTATCCCATGAAGGGCACGCCGTATGCGCTCTCGCGCTTCCCACTGCTTTCGCCTTTCGACGCGCCGTGCAACGCACCGCCCTGGGGAACGCTCACAGCCGTCGATCTGGTGAAGGGGGAAGTCCTCTGGGAAGTCGCCCTCGGCACCACCCGTGATCAGGCTCCCTTCCCGATGTGGCTGAGCCTGGGGGCCCCGAACCTGGGAGGGCCTCTCGCGACGGCCGGGGGTCTTCTCTTCATCGGCGCCACCACGGACAAGTTTCTGCGCGCATTCGACGTGCGCTCGGGTGAGGAGATCTGGACTCAGCGTCTTCCCTTCACCGCGAATTCAAATCCGATCACCTACCGCCTGCGGCCGGATGGAAAGCAGTACGTGCTGATTGCGGCCGGTGGCCATGGCTGGTCGGAGCCGGGCGACGCGTTGATGGCCTTCGCGCTTCCGGACTGA
- the gmd gene encoding GDP-mannose 4,6-dehydratase, producing MSRKVALITGITGQDGSYLAELLLEKGYDVHGIARRTSQLNRSRIDESRGRAIREGHVYELHYGDLGDSSSINRIIAETRPTEVYNLAAQSHVAVSFQQPEYTCDVDANGVLRLLEAIRSNRLDCRFYQASTSELFGKVEEIPQTETTPFHPRSPYGVAKLYGYWIVRNYREAYGMHASNGILFNHESPRRGENFAPRKVTIGLSRIKAGLQDKLTMGNIDSKRDWGYARDFVEAMWMMLQQDEPDDFVIATGETHTVREFIELAAGTLDWEIEWEGEGTDEVGRESKSGRVLIDISERFYRPAEVDLLLGDPSKAREVFGWQPRVSFGELVQLLMKADLDLYAKP from the coding sequence ATGAGCCGAAAGGTCGCGCTCATCACCGGAATCACGGGTCAGGACGGATCGTATCTGGCGGAGCTTCTGCTTGAGAAGGGCTATGACGTCCACGGGATCGCCCGTCGGACGTCTCAGCTGAATCGCTCGCGCATCGATGAGTCGCGCGGGCGCGCGATCCGCGAAGGCCATGTATACGAACTGCACTACGGGGATCTCGGAGACTCCAGTAGCATCAATCGCATCATCGCCGAGACGCGCCCGACCGAGGTCTACAATCTGGCTGCGCAGTCTCATGTAGCGGTGTCGTTTCAGCAGCCGGAGTACACCTGCGATGTCGACGCCAATGGAGTGCTGAGACTCCTGGAGGCGATTCGCTCCAATCGTCTGGACTGTCGCTTCTACCAGGCCTCGACGTCAGAGCTCTTCGGCAAGGTCGAGGAGATTCCGCAGACCGAGACCACACCGTTCCATCCTCGGTCCCCGTACGGCGTCGCGAAGCTGTACGGCTACTGGATCGTGCGCAACTACCGCGAAGCGTACGGTATGCACGCGAGCAACGGCATTCTGTTCAATCACGAGTCGCCGCGACGAGGTGAGAACTTCGCACCCCGCAAGGTCACGATCGGCCTTTCCCGCATCAAGGCAGGCCTGCAAGACAAGCTGACCATGGGCAACATCGACTCCAAGCGCGACTGGGGCTACGCGCGGGATTTCGTCGAAGCCATGTGGATGATGTTGCAGCAGGACGAGCCGGATGATTTCGTGATCGCGACCGGCGAAACCCATACAGTGCGCGAGTTCATCGAACTGGCTGCGGGAACGCTTGATTGGGAGATCGAGTGGGAAGGCGAGGGCACCGATGAAGTGGGCCGCGAAAGCAAATCGGGACGGGTACTGATCGATATTTCCGAGCGCTTCTACCGCCCAGCCGAAGTCGACCTGCTCCTGGGGGATCCCAGCAAGGCTCGAGAGGTATTCGGTTGGCAGCCACGCGTGAGCTTCGGCGAACTGGTGCAACTGCTCATGAAGGCTGATCTCGATCTCTACGCGAAACCCTGA